The DNA segment CTACCCTGATAATGGGCAATGCACAACCGGCCGAAAACCTGGAGGAGGTGCTAAAAACCGCCGACATCATAAGCCTGCATGTGCCCGAAACCACCACTACGCGCCACATGATAAATGAGCATACCCTGGGCCTGATGAAGCCCGGGGCAAGGCTCATCAACTATAGCCGGGGTAAGGTGGTGGACAATGCCGCATTGGCCAATGCACTGATCAAGGGCCACCTGAGTGGTGCCGCAGTGGATGTATTTGAGCAGGAACCGGCTAGCAAGAGTGCGCGCTTTGAAAACCCCCTCCAGGGGCTGCGGCAGGTCATCCTGTCGCCCCACATAGGGGGCAGCACAGAGGAGGCACAGGAAAGCATTGGGCTGGATGTAGCGCAGAAATTGATAAACTTCCTGGATCAGGGCAACACAATAGGCAGTGTAAGCCTGCCCGAAATTCAACTACCTGCCATGGAAGGAACCCACCGCATCCTGCACGTCCACCGAAACAGAAGCGGCGTACTCAGCGAGATCAACCAGCGCCTGAGCGATCATGGATTCAACATAGTGGGCCAGTTCCTAAAGACGAACGAGCACATAGGCTACGTAGTACTCGACATTGAACAGGGAAACACCCCACTGGCAGTAGACATCCTGAAGGACGTAAAAGAAACCATACGCATCCGCAGCCTCTATTGAGGTGGCATCCCCCTGCCCATCTTGCCCGTCCCCTCCCTGTGCTCGGGTGTTTCTTCAGCCCCGGCAGCCGGAGAAGGAAAACAAGGAAACCCTATATTTATCCTGGCGAGCAGGGTATTATGCCGGAAGCGTTCGCCCTTTCTAAGCCAAAATCATCCTCTCGCTCTCCCAGAACATGAAATACACCTTTGCCCCTGGCCCCTCTCAGCTTCAGCTGGAGACAGAATGGTACCTGCAAGAGGCCGTAGCCTCGGGCCTGCTGAGCGAGAGCCACCGCAGTCCGGCCTTCAGCCAGTTGTATGAGGAAGTGCTGCAGGGCTTCCGCAGCAAGCTGGAGCTGCCAGACTCCTATAGCCTGTACTTCCTGAGCAGTGCCACAGAGTGCTGGGAGGTTTTGACTGCCGGGCTTATTAGCGAAAACGCCCTGCATGTGTATTCCGGCGCCTTTGGCCAGCGCTGGTATGAGTATGCGCGGGCTATACGCCCGGGGGTAGAGGCACTCAGCTTCGACCCCGACGCAGACTTTGACAGCCTGAAGCCGCGACTCCTGCGCCCGGTGGAGCTGGTGTGCTTCACCCAGAACGAAACCGCCAATGGCACGCAGATCCGGCCCGAGTGGCTAGCAGAAGTACGGGCCGTACTGCAGGATCAGCTGATCGCGGTAGACGTTACCAGTAGCCTGGCAGGCCAGGCCCTGCCCTGGCGCGAGGCCGATGCCTGGTTTGCCAGCGTGCAGAAGTGCTTGGGCATGCCAGCAGGCCTGGGTGTACTGGTGTGCAGCCCACAGGCCCAGCAGCGGATAGAGCGCCTGGGGCACAGGGCCGCCTACAACGGCCTGCAGCGGCTGCACAGCCACTGGAAAGATCGGCAGACGAGCTATACCCCCAACGTACTAGCCATTTACCTGCTAAGCCGCATCCTGCAAGACATCCCACCCATCCGGCAGACGGATGCACACCTACAGGAACGGGCCCATACCTACTACAGCCTGCTGGAGCAGCACAGCTGGCTGTCGCCATTTGTGGCACGGGCCGAAAATCGTAGCCAAACGGTCATCGCCGTAGCCTGCCCGCCCGAGCGCCTGCTGGCAGGGGTACTGCAGCCCGCGCAGGCAGCTGGCCTCACCCTGGGCAGAGGGTACAAGCCGCTGGACAAAACAACCTTCCGGATTGCCAACTTCCCGGCACTACCTGCTGATGCTGTCATGGAACTCTGTGGCTTACTACAGGGGCTGTAGGGCTGCAGCACAGGCAGATTTCTGCCTACCTTTGCGCCAGACGAGAAAAAATTGAATCGCAAGATGGGTAAAGGATTATTCGACGGGTTGGGTGTGGCCATGGTGACCCCTATGCTGGCAGACGGCCAGCTGGACACAGAAGGACTAAGGCGCCTGACCGAACACCTGATAGACGGAGGGGTGGACTATCTGGTTCCGCTAGGCACCACAGGCGAAAGCAGCACCCTCACCAAGGCCGAAAAGCACTACGTGCTGGATATCGTAGTAGAGGTAAACGCGGGCCGGAAGCCCATGCTGCTAGGCTGCGGGGGAAACGACACCGCTGCCGTAGTACAAGAGATACAAAGCCTGGATGCCCGCTACCAGCCCGATGGGTTCCTGAGTGTAAGCCCAGCCTATAACAAGCCCAGCCAGGCAGGCATACTGGCGCACTACCAGGCCATAGCCGCAGCCACCGAAAGGCCCATTGTGCTGTACAATGTGCCCCCCCGTACGGCCAGCAACCTGGAGCCTGGCACCGTGCTGGCATTGGCCGAAACCTGCCCAACTATTATCGCCATCAAGGAGGCCAGTGGCAGCCTGCCCCAGGCTATGGAGCTGGTGGCGCATAAGCCTGCCCACTTTTCGGTGCTTAGCGGAGACGACCTGCTGGCCCTGCCCGGCATCTGCCTGGGCCTAACGGGTCTCATCTCGGTGCTGGGCAATGCCCTGCCAGAGCTCACCGGACGCATGGTCCACCTGGCTGCCAGGCAGGAGGTGCAGGCCGCCCGAGCCCTGCACTACCAGTTGCTACCACTCATCCACGCCATCTTCCAGGAGGGGAACCCCGCGGGCATCAAGGCCCTGCTGGCCGAGCTGGGCATTTGCCAGCCCTATACGCGCCTGCCCCTGGTGCCTGCCAGCCACGACCTGCAGGCCCGGCTAGGGCAACTGCTAAAGGCCCTGAAGCAGGCAAGCTAAGCGGCAAACCCACCCCGCTTTCGGGTGTGTATCCCACGGAATATGTATCTGCAAGATAGACTAAAGCAGCTACTGGCTGAACTGGACGAACGAAAAGCTGCTACACCCGGCCTGACGGACCCACAGCGCCAGAAGCTGCACTATAAGCTACGGCTGGAGATGAACTACCACTCCAACCGAATGGAGGGAAATACCCTGACGCTGGAAGAGACACGCTCTGTAATGATGGATGTACTGGACGTGCACCATCGCTCGCTGAAAGAGGTGCTGGAAGTGCGGGGCCACGATAAGGTCATGCAGAGCGTGCTCGGGGCGGGACAGGGCAAAGTTCGGATTACCGAGCGGCTACTGAAAGAACTGCATCGCGGGATAATGCACGAACCGGATGCGCCTGAAAAAGCGAACCAGATAGGCCGGGGGAAAACACAGGATAACTATCTGTACACCTACCGAGGCGAGCGCCTGGACTTTACACCTGCCAGCGAAACACCCCAGGCGGTAAACACCCTCATAAATTGGCTAGACAACCAGCTGTACCAACCCCTGGCGAAGGCCAAGGCCCCACTTCTGCACCCGGTGGTCATTGCCGCCGAATTTCATGTCCGCTTTGTAAGCATCCATCCCTTTTACGACGGAAACGGCCGCATGGCCAGGCTGCTCAGCGCGCTTATCCTGATCTATGCAGGCCATCCGCTCCCCCTTATCCGGGCGGAGCAGCGCGATACGTATACCAAAACCCTGGC comes from the Bacteroidota bacterium genome and includes:
- the dapA gene encoding 4-hydroxy-tetrahydrodipicolinate synthase; protein product: MGKGLFDGLGVAMVTPMLADGQLDTEGLRRLTEHLIDGGVDYLVPLGTTGESSTLTKAEKHYVLDIVVEVNAGRKPMLLGCGGNDTAAVVQEIQSLDARYQPDGFLSVSPAYNKPSQAGILAHYQAIAAATERPIVLYNVPPRTASNLEPGTVLALAETCPTIIAIKEASGSLPQAMELVAHKPAHFSVLSGDDLLALPGICLGLTGLISVLGNALPELTGRMVHLAARQEVQAARALHYQLLPLIHAIFQEGNPAGIKALLAELGICQPYTRLPLVPASHDLQARLGQLLKALKQAS
- a CDS encoding aminotransferase class V-fold PLP-dependent enzyme, with the protein product MKYTFAPGPSQLQLETEWYLQEAVASGLLSESHRSPAFSQLYEEVLQGFRSKLELPDSYSLYFLSSATECWEVLTAGLISENALHVYSGAFGQRWYEYARAIRPGVEALSFDPDADFDSLKPRLLRPVELVCFTQNETANGTQIRPEWLAEVRAVLQDQLIAVDVTSSLAGQALPWREADAWFASVQKCLGMPAGLGVLVCSPQAQQRIERLGHRAAYNGLQRLHSHWKDRQTSYTPNVLAIYLLSRILQDIPPIRQTDAHLQERAHTYYSLLEQHSWLSPFVARAENRSQTVIAVACPPERLLAGVLQPAQAAGLTLGRGYKPLDKTTFRIANFPALPADAVMELCGLLQGL
- a CDS encoding Fic family protein, translating into MYLQDRLKQLLAELDERKAATPGLTDPQRQKLHYKLRLEMNYHSNRMEGNTLTLEETRSVMMDVLDVHHRSLKEVLEVRGHDKVMQSVLGAGQGKVRITERLLKELHRGIMHEPDAPEKANQIGRGKTQDNYLYTYRGERLDFTPASETPQAVNTLINWLDNQLYQPLAKAKAPLLHPVVIAAEFHVRFVSIHPFYDGNGRMARLLSALILIYAGHPLPLIRAEQRDTYTKTLADAQLYGQDPLPFYLFLTECVLATQQLVAKAAADESLDEPGDLDKKLALLDRQLQDREKLTLPKAEADYKGLILPAFLALAERCEAVVQKFHLLFGKTGYRLITFPQERTLESFAQVGELVYALVPANRGEIDKFQIGFDLRGFTRPNNKSEGPYDLFIGVGISFKQLTYDVGCYIWENHGRSIPNTITSFGYHEAVDRATMDRITAALGDYLYEAVRHLAGLDTPDTPLP